CAGTAGATTTTTTACCGCTAACCATTAACACGTTAATAAACTTTGCTAGCAATTCACTATGATGCTTTGGATCTGGCAAAATTTCACGTTTGGGAACTTCTCTTCTTCTTGGCATCTCGATTTCCTACAATCAGTTATTTTTTATCTTTTGGTTTCTTCGTACCATACTTAGAACGACCTTGTTTACGATCATTCACGCCTGATGTATCTAAGCTACCTCTAACTGTGTGGTAACGCACACCAGGTAAGTCCTTAACACGACCACCCCTAATTAGAACAACAGAGTGTTCTTGAAGGTTGTGGCCTTCACCACCAATATATGATGTTACTTC
This Legionella fallonii LLAP-10 DNA region includes the following protein-coding sequences:
- the rpsL gene encoding 30S ribosomal protein S12; amino-acid sequence: MATINQLVRKPRVDVKKKSNVPALESCPQRRGVCTRVYTTTPKKPNSAMRKVARVRLTNGFEVTSYIGGEGHNLQEHSVVLIRGGRVKDLPGVRYHTVRGSLDTSGVNDRKQGRSKYGTKKPKDKK